The sequence GTTTGGAAAGGgcaaatcatatttcatatcaatgAGGCTGCTCAGACCACTAGgtcatgagtcagatgaccgttaaagcccataggcctcttgtttataagtactacatactgacagtGTCGTTAGACACGTCGCACGTGATCGCCCCCTCCGGAATTATGTAATAGGGCACAGCACATTTGCACACATCCATGACGTTGTCTTGGTAACACGATTTGAGGCATGGTTGTTTGGTGTATATCGTGTCGAATTTCTCTCTGTAGTAGTCCGTTTTCACACCCTTTTCAGCACACCCTGCGTGTGGCGGGGGAAGGCGGGTGATCCGAATCTGGAATTCaaacatttcaacaaaattacaatGGAATTATCATGTAgtgttaaatatatacataggtGTACCAAGATGTTTATCTCTATCTTTGTGTTTTGCCAACCATCATCTGATATATTGACCAAtgcataaaatatgttttatagacTTCGTCAAATGGTTATTTCGTCATGAAATGTTCCACTGATTGAACAAATGAACTACTATTATTTTTCGGCTATACTTAAAAACACACTGCCTTTCCGACTCttaattggaatgtaaaacaagattgataagtttgtagagtcacaaaagttattagcgTTCCGTTTATACTACACTTATCAACACATTCTgaaacgcgggtcgtattatgtttcccgccgttgtcataattaccgcgcgttagttgaTTATGATCGCGCtagacagcaaaacagcgaaacgAATCTTCACTTTTCAAAAAGATTACGAAAAAAAGCTTGCATTTGTTGGTGCTGTAGCCTCGTCATAGGTCATCGATATAAATTTTCTTAcctaattaatgttttttactataatattatttctttgtttcGGAAAGGCAATGGGCCTTTCATTGTTTCTATGTTTAAttcaattaagcattgatgtctcttttttttttaattttatcgggttatgaaaaaaaaaattgtttgcaaactgtgtgaatccgcgtagcggattttcacaaaagtttgcaaataatttttttttcataacccgataaaataaaaaaaaatggtgatatcaacacttataattaattttatactctatttgataaaatgaagtatgtttaaatataacattacagtagtttttcaagggatttttttaaccaaatcaatacgcaacgtcaatgtctctattgtgacgtcacgataacgtcggggtttcgcgccattctcggatgattttttttcatagtggtatacaaaaaaagtattggccaatcagaaagccaaatttggtatgaaaacaaagaaaagttAATTATAGTGGTAtgataatttcattacaaaaacaaaaaaagaattGTTTCCGAAAAAGGAGAATCATGTTATTTATCGAAAAGTttcatataatgaaaatattcttttttacGACTCGTTTCATGAAAGTTACTGAATACTGTAACCTTAGTGATGATTAAGAACACAATAAAGGCAATTTCTACATTATCTTCCTCATCAATTACACATAGAAGTCTTCAGTGAACAGGCTCCtccaattattttgtttgtatgatCTATTTAGTTTACAAAGTATGACAGGTATTTGGGGAAATTGTTCGTAATAGAATATACCTGTCAAATCAACATTACCTTGCTCATTAAAAAAATCCTCATAAGATTGAAATTCTTTCCGTTTATCTATTTACCTCCTGTAACCCCACGGACGTGAGGAACCCTGGGGCGATGTAGAAGCCGTCATCATCCGGTATCGGGTACGATCCCCTCTCGTGGACGTGGACACGCAGTCCAGCTTCCGGTGCTAGGGCCTCCACGTACTCGTCCTGTTCCACGTTAAACTCCAGTACTAGGCCTGTAATAGTCATCATGAACGGCTTTAACGAAAatttattgtttcttttattgATTTTCGTCTCATTTTGCATTGATGAATTAAACCACTTCAAACTTAAAGGAAGGTAAAATAGGACAAATAAAACGaaggttttattttgttttcgaATACGTGCAGTGTAACACAACCTTGAGGTCAATTTGTTCTGTGGTCTAACGTCACAAATTTATGAAGATGTAAAATAACATAAACTTTCTTAAAAGCTacggaaaattatataaatattatctaAGGAATCTGCAAACATTGATCTTCAGGCTTTCAAAAAGAACcaataaaaatcaattacaaaatgtataaaatgtacGGTAAAAATGTAGGTTCATAGTAATTCCCCATTATCTACCGTGAACCAACTTCATTTCGTGTCTCCGCGAATAACAATCTACCTTATATTTATTGATAGGGATTTCCTTTCGAGTTTGTAATGCGCGAATTTTATTCTTCGAagacttgttttgaaatgaaaattgtcaaatttattATAATCAGACAGATATTGTAACGATGAGTATCGTCGACCGCGATAGTGCAGTGGAATGCTTATCGCTATTAGTAGGTTATTTTCCGGGTTTTGTGGGATAGTTATATAGTTGTAAAAATCTGTTGTATAAGAAATTGAATTGATGGTATAGGTATATaccattatgaaaaaaatcgCGACATTTTAAAACTGCCTTATTGTAATTTTATCTTTTAAGTCTAAATCACAACATTTTAAAACAGCCTAATTGtaattatatctttataacCAGCTATACAAAAGGCCAAACCTCGATTTACTGCTTTGGTCAATCGTGTTTGAAATGCAAGAAAGACGAGAGAAAATATTCTGAAGAGATTGTTACAACTTTACTTCGCCTTTCTTACATGCTAATATTCCAGCAATACCTATGCTGTCAGTTCCATGCATAATGTTGTTTGTAAGATATTCAATGACAGAGCCTTCTCTACCTTCatgatttaattaaatatgGTAAAACTCATTAAGGCAGTAATCATATAATCAATGGGGCGTGTAGAGTTTCTAACAAAACATGGTATTTATTTAAAGACATTACACAAACGGACATATCAGTGATTATCAGGAAATGTTCGCTATTACTGTTGACATCAATTACGGTGCACGGTTCTTCACAGGCCCTAGTCCACTGTGTAAATATGTCGATTCCGTTCAAGAGTTCAACGGACAATTAATGAAATGCTTTTTCGATCTGATGAAGCTCTGaccaaataaatataaaatgtcatttttgtattgattttcttGGAAGCTTTGTGTGTATATCTGTTGAGTACATATCAGGTTTGGCAGGTTCTATTAGTGTGTTTATAGGACCGGGTTCGACAGGTACATGGTAGATAAACATTTAGCAGGACATATCCATAGTAAGGTTCTGTTGTAGGTATTCACTGAAGGACAATAATGTAGCTCCACATCTTTGTGAGTATTAAGTCAGTGTGTCGTAACAAAAGTCAATACCAGTACAGTATGTAATGTGATATCAGATCGTGTGTATCGGAAGGATAAGCGTTGATAAACTTCTCGCATTGATGCCCGTCATTCATATTAACCTCGTAAAGCTACCATGTTCTAGTGTGATAGTGACTCCTCCACATTACCGCTTgacttatttatatattaaacacTCACATGTATATTTCTAGTATTTCGTATGTAAGGAGATCCGATCTCAAATAAAGATACCCTTCAAAAatcgaaaagaaaaaaaatatgtgttatatacatatataatttaacGATAATTTTATTGTTTGCGTGAACACATTTTGTGTAAAAACCTCGCTAACAAGAAACATTGAGTGTTGGTAGAGTAATTGTTacttgttaggtcatctgaccgaaggtcaggatgacctattgtcatcgtgtttcgtccgtcgtcgtgcgccgtccgccgtgcgccgtgcgccgtgcgtcgtgcgtaagactatttatacaaaagcctactcctccttcatcctttgatggatttcatccatatttggtttgaagcatcattagggaaggacaatcatattttatataaatgagcctggtccgacccctaggggctgaggggtggggcaccaaaagggcaaattttcttattttaagctttaaaatcctactcctccttcatccttggatggatttcatccatatttggtgtgaaacttcattggggaaggacaatcatattttatataaatgagcctggtccgacccctaggggctgaggggtggggccccaaaagggcaaattttcttattttagctttaaaatcctactcctccttcatccttggatggatttcatccatatttagtgtgaaacatcattaggtaaggacattcatattttatatatttgagataggtgtgacccctaggggctgaggggtggggccccaaaagggcgaattttcttattttaagctttaaaatcctactcctccttcatccttggatggatttcatccatatttggtgtgaaacattattgatgaaggacaatcatattttatataaatgagcttggtccgacccctaggggctgaatggtggggcctcaaaagggcaaattttcttaattttagctttaaaaacctactcctacttcatccttggatggatttcatccatatttggtgtgaaacatcatttgggatggacaatcatattttatataaatgagcctggtccgacccctaggggctgaggggtagggccccaaaaaggcaaattttcttaattttagctttaaaatcctacttctccttcatccttggatggatttcatccatatttggtgtgaaacataatttgggacggacaatcatattttatataaatgagcgtggtccaacccctaggggctgaggggtggggcccccaaagggcaaattttcttaattttagctttaaaatcctactcctccttcatccttgaatggatttcatctatatttagtgtaaaacattattggggaaggataatcatatttgatgtaaatgagcgtggtccaacccctaggggctgaggggtggggccccaaatgggcaaattttcttaattttagctttaaaatcctactcctccttcatccttggatggatttcatccatatttgatgtgaaacatcattggggaaggacaatcatattacaaatgagCCTGATCCGACccttaggggctgaggggtggggccccaaatggggaaattttcttaattttagctttaaagtcctactcctcctccatccttggatgaattttatccatatttggtgtgaagcatcattggggaaacacaattatattttatataaatgagtctggtctgaaccctaggaactgaggggtggggccccaaaagggcaaattttcttaattttagctggctcacttcctgttttaaggtttcagtctccgatctcaataaaaattggtctataggggttttaattgatgccgaacaacatgcaaacattttcgtaaagattttggtattccaagatggccgctggcccacttcctgttttaaggtctcagtctccgatctcaatgaaaattggtctataggggttttaattgatgccgaacaacatgcaaacattttcgtaaagattttggtattccaagatggccgctggcccacttcctgttttaaggtttcagtctccgatctcaatgaaaattggtctataggggttttaattgatgctgaacaacatgcaaacattttcgtaaagattttggtattccaagatggtcgctggcccacttcctgttttaaggtttcagtctccgatctcaatgaaaattggtctataggggttttaattgatgccgaacaacatgcaaacattttcgtaaagattttggtattccaagatggccgctggcccacttcctgttttaaggtttcagtctccgatctcaatgaaaattggtctataggggttttaattgattcagaagggggaactttaggtatggacaatcatattttataaaggaccgaggtaagacccatggggatagtatgaccgaggtccaaaatgggagctttgctaaaatggctttaaaatctgactcctccttatattaatccttgaatgggtttcgaccatatttggatgaagggctaccaagtttgttcaacaaatgacatttacctttttcagaaacttacatattcaactaaggagttccttgtattgtttatattaatcgttaaccaatactttatactgtgactttgttgttttgtgccatgagtcagatgaccgttaaggcccatgggcctcttgttaatgtATGCAGCAATTCCTGGCCATTCTATGATGCCACCATCAAAGCTAATTTAAAGATAGGAAATCAACACGACacatattcaaatatttcttCTGGAAATAATCAattgtgtaaatgtttataGTACTAAACAGTTAAACACGTAAGtatttatttaacattacaCATCCTTTTATTTGATATGATTCGTTGTTCTGCAGTCACCATTTTATCCCTATATTTCAATTATCCCATGGCGATCACTTTAATGTCTATAatgggaacaaccaactaaataaaaaagcccttcgaaatggcccctgtgtatacaagattgagcccaggatagaattttaacccggccgctcactggctggctaattatgaatttcaaaagtaaaaatgttttctgacaggtaattattcctagataaccatgatatgaattagGAAaatcatattgagatttaggtcccctgcaggtagggcgttagaattgtacctgctgcccctattgcatgatcgtaaaaggcgactaaatttaggatcttatcttttctcttcttcctaactgactttatctttcctaatgcctcccttggcaccgcctcacttttggccttgagttgagcgttcgcccctgtgaggaaggctctgggttctgtcccctggccgagacacaccaaagtctataaaagtggtagtttctgctcctgctaagcgttcagcatacagggagtgggacgactggttcgcccgttgtcagtataatgtgaccgggtggggtgtgttgcttggtgtcttcggcggcatgcttcagtgatatagcactataaaacgggcaacagttccactatacaagaagacacaacacgaacataccgcagtgaccgggtggggtgtgttgcttggtgtcttcggcggcatgcttcagtgatatagcactataaaacgggcaacagttccactatacaagaagacacaacacgaacataccgcagtctcccagtacactcacctcgaacaacatacacgcaacacatcgcatacatgggaggccgtccttacatgaccatagctgttgataggacgttaattaatcaaacaaacagtaAAGAGGACTTACCCATGAGTGGTCCTGGATACATGCTAGTCGCTGATGTCTGGTTGTTCTTATGGTGGTTAAACGTGTAACAGTTGCCGTACTTTGAATTATGTGTGTAGGTAAAATTCCTGGAGAAAAGGTTCAAAGAAGATGTATGATGTTGGATTGGTCAGTTCAAATAAGGTATACGATGTATAATTGGTCAGTTCAAATAAGGTATACGACGTATGATTGGTCAGTTCAAATAAGGTATACGATGTATGATTGGTCAGTTCAAATAAGGTATACGATGTATGATTGGTCAGTTCAAATAAAGTATACGACGTATGATTGGTCAGTTCAAATAAGGTATACGATGTATGATTGGTCAGTTCAAATAAGGTATACGATGTAGGATTGGTCAGTTCAAATAAGGTATACGACGTATGATTGGTCAGATATGCGATAGAAAGTACACTTATGTTGAAATAGAATACAACTAAACCATTTTAACAATATGCTATTACTGATGTGGACGCCGTTGGTGTTTCGCagttatagtatatatacaaaaacataGTAAATGGTAAAAACTCCTAAATATTCCACCTTAATCAGTtaattcactatcaaaaatagctcttcttctttttttttaaaagtttttcaaaattgtttttccATCGAGATTGGATTACTTTATTCTTagataacataaatatattgcATTAACCATAATATTatgtagtttttattttgtgattGGTCTTTTTTtactataattattataattggaTTCTTCTTAATCATATCGTATTTGAGGTATGCTGAACTTGTTTTGTTTAATCAAACATCATATTTCGTGTCAAAAGATctgttacaaaaataaaacatataaccCGGTAACCTTCAAAACTTAATTCACCAATGTTCAGACGTTTTCCATCAAAAcagtgctttcattttttattttatgttttttgaaGTTCATTTTCGTAAATCATATCATTAATGCCtaatttactacatattactccTTAATGTGTGTCATTCATGAGTAAATATGATGTTATCCTATCAACAACTTGACcggatatgataattatatttaaatattctaaaaattTACTTGATATTATATCTTACTTTTCTGAATATTATACTATTATAACTTACTTGACTGAATATGACTATGCTATCTTACTTGACTGAATATGATTATTCTATATTACTCGACTGAATATGATAATTACATCTTACTCGACAGAATATGAATATGCTATCTTACTCAACTGAATATGATACTTTGCTATCTTACTCGACTGAATATGATACTAATCTATTTTACTCGATTGAATATGATTTTATGTTATCTTACTTGACTGAACATGATTATTTTGTCTTATTTGACTATGAATATGAATATGAATATGCTATCTAACTCAACTGAATATGGTATACTTGATTGAATATGGTACTATGCTATCTTACTTGACTTAATATGATCTtgacaaaatataataatatgttatataattaactgAATATGACACTATGCCATCTTACTTGACTGAATAAGATACTATGCTATCTAACTCGACTTAGTATGATACTATGCTACATAactgactgaaaattatatTATGCTATCTTACTCGACTGAATATGATACTTTGCTATCTTACTGGACTGAATatgatactatgatatataataGACTGAATatgatactatgatatataataGACTGAATatgatactatgatatataataGACTGAATatgatactatgatatataataGACTGAATatgatactatgatatataataGACTGAATatgatactatgatatataataGACTGAATatgatactatgatatataataGACTGAATatgatactatgatatataataGACTGAATatgatactatgatatataacaGACTGAATATGATACTATGCCATCTTACTTGACAGAGCACGGATACCCGCCGTATGTACATGACATCAGGAGGTCCTCAATCTGATGTCCGTACTGCTCCAGTTCGCTCTCCTCAATACCGGCCGCGAACCCAGCGTACGACAGAGTGTTGATGATATCGGAGGACTTGGTTTTGTAGAAGGCGTTGGCCGTCTGGTGATCAGACAAAGCGTCCCACACATTGAAATTATTTTCCTTCATCCTTGCAAGTACGGCGGCTGAGTTTGCATTCTCTGTCGTCCCAATATTGGCCCATGTTGTACCGGATCCTGACGCTGGTTCAGTAACTGTTGGTACCGTGGATGTTGATGAATTCCAATCACTTGTTCCTGAGCAAAGGACAAGCACAAAAACTTCATGAATGTTCATAATACATAATTTTGCGAGCTCATATTTGAAATAACAGTTTTTAGTAAACCAAAGATTACACATTTTGACATATCTAAAAACTAAGCGAAAACAGACATGCCGTTTTATGAAGGTTTTTTagtttaattatcaataattaaaataattatcaatatcaaattGATAGAACTGACTGAAAAAACGATCAGGGCCATTATGAACTGGTGTTGGGCCGGTAATGAAATGGTAGTTTGGCAGTAACACATGTGATATTATCACCACTTAAAGATTGATTCCTAAATTTATGTTAGGTAACACAACCACCCAATGCTCTACCTAAAATTCCATTTTAACATCTAAGAGGCTTGTGAATGAGCAAGGTTGCAGCCATCCCTTTGTTTCATCAATAACTGGGtacttacataattacatataattaggGGTAATCATATCTGAGCTCCAGAAATACGGCGCTTAAACACAATTGAAccatttgtatttttgtgtattGTTGATATCGCTATTATGGTGATTATGCgaatttatcaatattattgCTAAAATTCAGTGAAACCAAAACAACAACGTTTACAGCATTATTCCTTGAGTAACACGAGCGTAACATGGTTTATGCATTCCTGCTTTttacaaagtaaaataataGAAGTGATACTGCACATAGAATTCCagatttgcatattacagagttatctgcacttgcgggtaggtactgattgtgaaGTCATTTTTTTGCGAGCGTTActtcatacttttcggagaaaatgacgtgaattgcgctcacaaaataatgacgtaacaatcgatacctacccgcaagaaagccaactctgtaatatgcaaagactgaTATGTGGGTCTAGTCTCATTGCTGACTTTCCGTAGTATGTACATTTAATAGACCAGTTATGGCAATgtgaatttaaataattataaggACAATAGGTAAATCATCTGGAGTTACCTCAGTTGAAGCGGTTGTACAACATCCATTTTAACATatagaatattttcataaaatgtatCAATTTCATTGATATAATTTTCGCATTATTTTCAAAGGGCACACATGAGCACAAAAGAGCGTCATAAAAACATTTGCTAGAGCTTTCATTTGGTGTAAATCTTTTTGATTGCCTTTACGAAACTGACGAAAAGTCCTGAACTGTTTACTTACCGGTGTTGAACATCATTTCCCAAGCTTTATCGTACAGGCTGTCGTCTCGTTTCACCTTTAGGAAATCGTCCTGCATGGTCCGGAATGGCGATTGGTCTATCATACTCCTTCGGAGTGGATTCCTGTTACAGATTGTAACGCTGGGAAACTCCATGGGTGTAGACGACACCAGCTCTATTTTCACGTCCACTGGGTGTTTGAAGTACTTATCCAAAAGCCAGTAACATTGGATGCCGAGCCAAGACAGCATTGCGACAAGGACAACAAACCAGATTATTCTTTTGATGATTGAGTTCGCCTTGTGGATTCTTGTCAATGCGGTGAAGCTTGTTTCgttcataaaaatatcaaaccTTTCGTGAATTGTCATAGAATCTGTCGCCGGAGGGTCAAGACCGGCCTGTTTTCCATTTTTAGTAGCTTCTTTAGGCATGGGGTCTGTTTCGT is a genomic window of Argopecten irradians isolate NY chromosome 10, Ai_NY, whole genome shotgun sequence containing:
- the LOC138332993 gene encoding amiloride-sensitive sodium channel subunit beta-2-like, coding for MMLNKNRVRTVMPPPEVNETDPMPKEATKNGKQAGLDPPATDSMTIHERFDIFMNETSFTALTRIHKANSIIKRIIWFVVLVAMLSWLGIQCYWLLDKYFKHPVDVKIELVSSTPMEFPSVTICNRNPLRRSMIDQSPFRTMQDDFLKVKRDDSLYDKAWEMMFNTGTSDWNSSTSTVPTVTEPASGSGTTWANIGTTENANSAAVLARMKENNFNVWDALSDHQTANAFYKTKSSDIINTLSYAGFAAGIEESELEQYGHQIEDLLMSCTYGGYPCSVKNFTYTHNSKYGNCYTFNHHKNNQTSATSMYPGPLMGLVLEFNVEQDEYVEALAPEAGLRVHVHERGSYPIPDDDGFYIAPGFLTSVGLQEIRITRLPPPHAGCAEKGVKTDYYREKFDTIYTKQPCLKSCYQDNVMDVCKCAVPYYIIPEGAITCDVSNDTVTDCLGDSMCNMAICGDKCPDPCSEKKYQSYISMAAWPSNQYSQSLDSRLMKSSVDFMEEDKLRSRSNNVAKMEMFFKELVYEKIEQQKGYESQNLISDIGGQLGLWLGLSAITIGELVEFFAAIFKAVTAKAVRRRTYDSEPVKKFQKLACQVGRKRRTVSDTMRVESLTD